Below is a window of Tolypothrix bouteillei VB521301 DNA.
TCTGCTAAAACGGGAAATTTTAAGGTTTGAGAAAGGTGGGCGATCGCATGGCAATACTCTCGTGGTTTTTGCGGTTGAGCAACACCAGCAATAATAATTCCTTGACTGGAGTTTAGCCATTCATTAAGAAGAAAGGAGTACGGGTGGTGAGTGGTGTCTGAAGTGAGCCGCTGAATTGGTACGTGAGTAAAAAAGCGTTCTGATTGAAATTGAGACTGTAAAAATTGTAGTGATGCTGCGTGTAATGGTTCTACTTCCTGAAGGGGAGCAAGAGGATCGCGCAAGGGTACATTCAGGTGAACTGCTCCGGGTACGGGATGAAGAGTTTTTTCCCATGCATGAATAATTGTTTGCCGCAAGTAGGCTAGCATTGCCATATCTGGAGAAGGAATGGCGAGTTCTGCTTGCCAGTTGGGGTAAGTGCCGTATAATTTTAACTGATCTACAGTTTGCCCTGAATGGCAATTTCTTAACTCTGGTGGTCGGTCAGCAGTCAGCAATAACAGTGGTACGCAGCTTTCTTTTGCTTCAATGACAGCAGGATAAAAATTAGCTCCTGCTGTTCCAGAGGTACAAACAATGGCTGCGGGTCTTCCTGTGGCTTTGGCGCGTCCTAAGGCAAAAAAGGCAGCAGAACGTTCATCTAAAATAGAAATGACTTCAAGGCTGGGTGATTGTCGGGCAAAAGCAATTGCTAGGGGTGTGGAACGCGAACCCGGACAAATGACAACACAGGCTAATCCCAATCGCTTCAATGTCTCAGCAAAAATCGATGCCCATACAGAATTTATGTTTCTAAAATCTATTGTCATTAGGGGTTAGGAGTTACGAGTGCAAGACTGTCAGTATGAGATGATAATCTCATGTTTGCTATTGAGGGTACATTACCTATATGGACTGCATTCATCTAACAGGAATTCGGAGTTACGGCTACACGGGTTACTTAGCTGAAGAACAAGTTCTGGGACAATGGTTTGAGGTGGACGTGAGGTTATGGTTAGATCTCGCAAAAGCGGGTCAAACCGATGCTATAGAAGATACTATAGATTACCGCAGTATTATCAGCTTAGTGCAAAATACAGTGAAGACATCAAAGTTTGCTTTGGTGGAACGATTAACGGCGTCTATTGCTGATTCTATTTTGGCATCGAGCGATCGCGTGACGCAAGTTCAAGTCATTTTAAGTAAACCTGCTGCGCCCATCCCCGACTTTGGTGGCAAAATTAGTATCGATCTCACAAAAAAAAGATGAAGGATAAAATCCGAAGACTTCATTTCTATTAACTACTTTTCAATATATTTCTTAATAAGATGCCTTTTATACCTGTAAATAGTTAGCCAATAACATTTATTTCACTGATTGTATGTTCGAGCCATTAATGATATTCACATGCGCTCTTAAGTACATTCAAGGCAG
It encodes the following:
- the folB gene encoding dihydroneopterin aldolase codes for the protein MDCIHLTGIRSYGYTGYLAEEQVLGQWFEVDVRLWLDLAKAGQTDAIEDTIDYRSIISLVQNTVKTSKFALVERLTASIADSILASSDRVTQVQVILSKPAAPIPDFGGKISIDLTKKR